The following are from one region of the Escherichia sp. E4742 genome:
- a CDS encoding DsbA family protein yields the protein MNNQQYKTGYGVMKSLRTILIMVIGGLFAPSLVLADSQGAPEKPASLSVDRAVEQPAVVEFFSFYCPPCFAFYQQYGIDKGIRDVLPSGKKMVKYHVDFLGPLGPQLTDAWAMAQVMGIEDKVEPLLFEATQVTRSLTTPDSIRAVFEKAGVSGEEYDRMMDSILVKARAAEMRQRFRDYKVTGTPAVFVNGQHINNSDFRGETPEAYRQKYVDAVEKLLNSL from the coding sequence ATGAACAATCAGCAATACAAGACTGGGTATGGGGTGATGAAAAGTTTACGCACTATTCTTATCATGGTTATAGGGGGGCTATTTGCACCTTCGCTGGTCTTGGCCGACAGTCAGGGAGCACCTGAAAAGCCTGCATCTCTGAGTGTCGACCGGGCAGTGGAGCAACCGGCAGTAGTGGAGTTCTTCTCCTTCTACTGTCCGCCCTGCTTCGCGTTTTATCAGCAGTACGGCATTGACAAGGGTATCCGGGACGTCCTGCCTTCCGGCAAAAAAATGGTCAAGTACCATGTGGATTTCCTGGGGCCTCTGGGACCACAACTCACCGACGCCTGGGCCATGGCGCAGGTCATGGGCATTGAGGATAAGGTGGAGCCGCTGCTGTTTGAGGCAACTCAGGTCACCCGCTCCCTGACCACGCCCGACAGTATCCGGGCTGTGTTTGAAAAAGCCGGCGTGTCAGGCGAAGAGTACGACCGCATGATGGACAGTATTCTGGTAAAAGCCAGAGCCGCTGAAATGCGACAACGGTTCAGGGACTATAAGGTGACCGGCACACCGGCCGTGTTTGTGAATGGTCAGCACATTAATAACAGTGATTTCCGCGGTGAGACCCCGGAAGCCTACCGTCAGAAATATGTTGATGCTGTGGAGAAATTACTGAATTCTCTCTGA
- a CDS encoding FaeA/PapI family transcriptional regulator has protein sequence MNKDNNEQIVGFLESQKKSSRKTSFSTREIADAVGLTIYQARCCLEILQSSCVVEKVNSGRGRPGQWKLL, from the coding sequence ATGAATAAGGATAATAATGAACAAATTGTTGGGTTTCTGGAAAGCCAGAAAAAATCTTCCCGTAAAACATCCTTCAGTACCCGTGAAATTGCTGATGCGGTCGGGCTGACAATATATCAAGCCCGGTGTTGTCTGGAGATATTGCAGTCGTCCTGCGTGGTGGAAAAAGTAAATTCAGGCCGGGGAAGACCCGGGCAGTGGAAGCTGCTCTGA
- a CDS encoding DUF4056 domain-containing protein, with product MLCLVVSTTLPVQAAIPLLLWPDRGTENGAVWPVMSPLPAPEGLRACCALGYDMRVRIPGMAAALPFYQVDNIVSAGTTGGHHYNDSLLPVSINGGAAEYNGIVWTAKGGFVDTAHVRDTADMTVWIFTNLWPRLGDAFSLNPGREELVQRRLVFRAFTPPSSPRERYILAAGMAARLAWQLAAWHEIAQWYGFESVPGFSEEVSAFSPEDLWSNMLGARIAESLILSGHVSGRRMYEVAMGQALRQVLTQLGAATHAGTRARLRQLDGLWWDSRRVLPDKWLLRRRNYDMADVRCPTPVPGGDASVLCLTLPLSAGTMPAALQLWPGQKMRRLPATTGFYSVADFSRLAAMAERADMLQAVNR from the coding sequence ATGTTGTGTCTGGTTGTCAGCACGACACTGCCCGTACAGGCGGCCATTCCGCTTCTGTTGTGGCCGGACCGTGGTACAGAGAACGGTGCTGTCTGGCCTGTGATGTCCCCGTTACCGGCCCCTGAGGGACTCCGGGCCTGTTGTGCTCTGGGGTATGACATGCGGGTCAGAATACCCGGGATGGCAGCAGCATTACCCTTTTACCAGGTGGACAATATTGTGAGCGCAGGAACCACCGGAGGGCATCACTACAATGACAGCCTGTTGCCGGTAAGTATAAACGGGGGGGCAGCAGAATATAACGGCATTGTCTGGACTGCGAAAGGCGGATTTGTGGATACAGCACATGTGCGGGATACCGCGGATATGACAGTCTGGATTTTTACGAATCTGTGGCCACGCCTGGGAGACGCATTTTCCCTGAATCCGGGGCGGGAAGAGCTTGTGCAGCGGCGGCTGGTTTTCCGGGCTTTCACGCCGCCATCCTCACCCCGCGAGCGGTATATTCTGGCGGCAGGGATGGCGGCACGACTGGCATGGCAACTGGCGGCCTGGCATGAAATTGCTCAGTGGTATGGTTTTGAATCCGTGCCGGGATTTTCTGAAGAAGTTTCCGCGTTCTCTCCGGAAGACCTGTGGTCCAACATGCTGGGTGCCCGGATTGCTGAGTCCCTGATACTGAGCGGGCATGTGTCCGGCCGGAGAATGTATGAGGTGGCCATGGGGCAGGCATTGCGGCAGGTGCTGACACAGCTGGGCGCAGCAACGCATGCCGGAACCCGAGCCCGCCTCAGACAACTGGACGGGTTATGGTGGGACAGTCGGCGTGTACTGCCGGATAAATGGTTGTTACGCAGACGTAATTACGATATGGCAGATGTGCGTTGTCCGACCCCGGTTCCGGGTGGGGATGCTTCTGTACTGTGTCTGACGCTACCACTGTCGGCAGGGACGATGCCGGCAGCGCTTCAGCTCTGGCCCGGGCAGAAGATGCGGCGCCTGCCTGCCACGACGGGGTTTTATTCTGTGGCGGATTTTTCCCGTCTGGCCGCTATGGCTGAAAGAGCGGACATGTTACAGGCAGTAAACAGATGA
- a CDS encoding helix-turn-helix domain-containing protein: protein MTLQNKVIAGVIAFAEHLLESELRSDINQLVRYSGYSHRHLQRLFRNKTGMSVGDYIRRRRLTRAAILVRLTGYPLHDIAISVGFDSQPSFNREFRKRFGCSPGIYRSRPGWDLSLLTPRAELDETGVVQYSTGKCVREWRDVRVRKFISEGHIPVTHESRHYARVLDTVFSAVRENTGEVTVVSGTEPVNTGYRIVTYLVCDDGDTALSFGGREYLKFRFRTSRESHLQNICTLYMCVLTNKKYMPADDVHTEVFSYREGVLWCELFIPLWEEDEMSVLR from the coding sequence ATGACATTACAGAACAAGGTTATTGCCGGTGTGATTGCGTTTGCGGAGCATTTGCTTGAGAGTGAATTGCGGTCAGATATCAATCAACTGGTGAGATATTCCGGGTACAGTCACAGACATCTCCAGCGCCTGTTCAGAAATAAAACGGGGATGTCGGTGGGAGATTATATTCGCCGCAGGCGACTGACGCGGGCAGCAATACTGGTTCGTCTGACCGGATATCCATTACATGACATTGCCATCAGTGTGGGATTTGATTCCCAGCCGTCGTTTAACCGTGAATTCAGAAAAAGGTTTGGTTGTTCTCCCGGAATATACCGGAGCAGACCTGGCTGGGACCTGTCATTACTGACTCCCCGGGCTGAACTGGACGAAACAGGAGTAGTGCAATACAGCACGGGAAAATGTGTCCGTGAATGGCGTGATGTCCGTGTCCGGAAGTTTATCTCGGAAGGGCATATCCCCGTAACCCATGAAAGCCGGCATTATGCGCGCGTGCTGGATACGGTGTTTTCTGCCGTCCGGGAAAATACGGGAGAGGTGACAGTGGTGTCCGGAACGGAACCTGTAAATACCGGTTATCGCATAGTCACATATCTGGTCTGTGATGACGGAGATACAGCACTTTCCTTCGGCGGACGGGAATACCTTAAATTCAGATTCAGAACGTCACGGGAAAGCCATCTGCAGAATATATGTACGTTGTATATGTGCGTCCTGACAAATAAGAAATACATGCCGGCAGATGATGTTCATACAGAAGTTTTCAGTTACAGAGAGGGGGTGTTATGGTGTGAGCTGTTTATACCATTATGGGAGGAAGATGAAATGTCTGTTCTTCGTTAA
- a CDS encoding DsbA family protein, with the protein MYKRKLLPLILGLLLSGTAVAQEYTTYSVLDKPVAETVQNNETVVEFFSFYCPPCYAFSQGYGIDGAIRESLPAGGKMVKYHADLLGSLGNELTRAWSVAMLSGLEEKVEPLLFEATMVSRTLQTPEDIRAVFVKAGMPAEEYERMLASQEVADMTEKQKRLFKEYGVTGTPSIYVNGRYHIENGAFQADSVEAFHKSYVAAVMSLLNRKDK; encoded by the coding sequence ATGTATAAAAGAAAACTGTTGCCTCTTATTCTGGGGCTGCTGCTTTCCGGTACGGCTGTTGCACAGGAATATACAACATATTCAGTACTGGACAAACCGGTGGCTGAAACAGTACAGAACAATGAAACGGTTGTTGAGTTTTTTTCGTTCTACTGTCCTCCCTGTTACGCCTTTTCTCAGGGATACGGTATTGACGGCGCAATAAGAGAGAGTCTGCCTGCTGGCGGGAAAATGGTGAAATACCATGCAGATTTACTGGGCTCGCTGGGGAATGAGCTGACCCGGGCATGGTCAGTGGCCATGCTGAGCGGCCTGGAGGAGAAAGTGGAACCATTGTTGTTTGAGGCCACGATGGTTTCCCGGACACTGCAGACACCGGAGGATATCCGCGCGGTGTTCGTGAAGGCAGGGATGCCCGCAGAAGAGTATGAACGTATGCTTGCCAGCCAGGAAGTGGCAGACATGACAGAGAAGCAGAAACGCCTGTTTAAAGAGTACGGAGTGACCGGAACACCCTCGATATATGTTAACGGCAGATATCATATTGAGAATGGTGCATTTCAGGCTGACAGCGTGGAGGCTTTCCACAAAAGTTATGTTGCAGCTGTGATGTCATTGCTGAACAGAAAGGATAAATAA
- a CDS encoding potassium channel family protein, giving the protein MLKIMKQHKFAFLFTALLSTFFLNLFPLNAAGYELNTVLQIVAGVNLLQRRHQVVSFIVLLIIFITTHWLPPINAMTQLYYGSYLVFFLILSVIVFRQVIFSARINTESICAALSGFLLIGYMGFFMFSAIENHMPGAFRGLSNDELQMMNELFYYSFISILTVGYGDIVAVSWPARNATILVILTGYIYSLVFIARIVSGFSVSDK; this is encoded by the coding sequence ATGTTAAAGATAATGAAACAACACAAATTTGCTTTTCTTTTCACTGCACTGCTGAGCACCTTCTTTCTCAATCTGTTTCCACTGAACGCTGCAGGATACGAGCTGAATACCGTTCTGCAGATTGTGGCGGGCGTTAATCTGTTGCAGCGTCGCCATCAGGTCGTTTCATTTATTGTGTTGCTGATAATTTTTATCACCACACACTGGCTGCCCCCCATCAACGCCATGACACAGCTGTACTACGGGAGTTATCTGGTCTTTTTCCTCATTCTGTCAGTGATTGTGTTCCGCCAGGTGATTTTCTCCGCCCGGATAAACACAGAGTCCATCTGCGCTGCGCTGAGTGGCTTTCTGCTTATTGGCTATATGGGATTTTTCATGTTTTCTGCGATAGAAAACCATATGCCCGGCGCATTCCGTGGGCTGTCAAATGATGAGTTGCAGATGATGAATGAACTTTTTTATTATTCTTTCATCAGTATTCTGACCGTAGGCTATGGCGATATTGTTGCCGTCAGCTGGCCGGCCCGTAATGCCACCATTCTGGTTATTCTCACGGGCTATATTTACTCACTGGTCTTTATTGCCCGCATCGTCAGTGGGTTTTCGGTATCAGACAAATAA
- a CDS encoding autotransporter strand-loop-strand O-heptosyltransferase → MQAPLKTFFISPPEIPTQHGPDNILYDFNDGARVLLPEGKWHVRLLDADSGNILFCCDINNGWVTSSKKYFVRFRIQVFRQGEDTPLLDETLNLTDRDVLISFPTGTLGDLLGWFPYAERFQSLHQCRLECTMAQDIIDLLAPQYPQICFSTPEKPRTTEPYATYRVGLYFGGDTNNQPVDFRQVGFHRSAGYILGVDPREAPVRLDLSASRTVREPYVCIATQSTCQAKYWNNGTGWSEVVAHLKSLGYRVLCIDREAHYGQGFVWNHIPWGAEDFTGSFPLQERVNLLRHASFFIGLASGLSWLAWATGIPVVLISGFSLPNSEFYTPWRVFNSHGCNGCWDDTSLNFDHKDFLWCPRHKNTDRQFECTRLITGTQVNGVISRLHASLMKQGDKTCLTKGTNNEQGL, encoded by the coding sequence ATGCAGGCACCGTTAAAAACATTTTTTATTTCCCCTCCGGAAATACCCACTCAGCACGGCCCCGACAACATCCTGTATGACTTTAATGATGGAGCACGGGTGCTCCTTCCTGAAGGTAAATGGCATGTGCGGCTGCTGGATGCAGATTCCGGAAATATTCTTTTCTGCTGTGACATCAATAATGGCTGGGTGACCAGCAGCAAGAAATATTTTGTGCGCTTCCGTATTCAGGTATTCCGTCAGGGCGAAGATACTCCCCTGCTGGATGAAACGCTGAACCTGACGGACCGTGATGTTCTGATTTCATTCCCCACCGGTACTCTGGGTGACCTGCTGGGCTGGTTCCCTTATGCCGAACGTTTTCAGTCCCTGCATCAGTGCCGGCTGGAGTGCACAATGGCGCAGGACATCATTGACCTGCTGGCACCACAATATCCGCAGATATGTTTCTCCACGCCGGAGAAACCACGCACAACTGAACCTTATGCAACATACCGGGTGGGGCTCTATTTTGGTGGTGACACAAATAACCAGCCGGTGGATTTTCGTCAGGTCGGTTTTCATCGTTCAGCCGGTTACATTCTGGGCGTTGACCCACGAGAAGCACCGGTCCGGCTTGACCTGTCCGCCTCCCGGACTGTCCGGGAGCCTTATGTGTGCATCGCCACACAATCCACCTGCCAGGCAAAATACTGGAATAACGGCACCGGCTGGAGTGAGGTCGTTGCTCACCTGAAATCGCTGGGCTACCGGGTGCTGTGTATTGACCGGGAGGCTCATTACGGTCAGGGGTTTGTCTGGAATCACATTCCCTGGGGAGCGGAAGACTTTACCGGCAGTTTTCCGCTACAGGAGCGGGTTAATCTGCTGCGTCATGCCAGCTTCTTTATTGGTCTGGCCAGTGGGCTGTCATGGCTGGCATGGGCAACCGGTATTCCGGTGGTGCTGATAAGTGGCTTCAGCCTGCCGAACAGTGAGTTTTATACCCCGTGGCGGGTGTTCAACTCCCATGGTTGTAACGGATGCTGGGACGATACATCACTGAATTTTGACCACAAGGATTTTCTGTGGTGTCCGAGACATAAAAACACGGACCGGCAATTTGAATGCACCCGACTGATAACAGGCACACAGGTTAATGGCGTTATCAGCAGACTCCATGCCTCCCTGATGAAGCAGGGAGATAAAACCTGTCTTACAAAAGGAACGAATAATGAACAAGGTTTATAA
- a CDS encoding AIDA repeat-containing protein, which produces MNKVYNTVWNESTGMWVVTSELTRKGGRRPRQIRRTALAGLIAGLLLPSAPALAVDYNNNILGNEGTPFTMLLNAGDTATDTTINYDGAQSVSSGGSATNTTINGGSQSVYGGSATNTTINNGGTQHVVGGRVTDTTINDGGRQWLDDGATATNTIINNNGSMSVRDGVSATNTIINNRGSMAVEVGGSATSTTINSGGFLSVSGGASAVDITQNSGGAISADTSTTLSGTNSNGSFSIAGGSAVNMLLENGGYLSVNSGHQATSTTINSGGGLSVYGGASAVDITQNSGGSISADTSATLSGTNTNGSFSIAGGSAVNMLLENGGYLRVNSGHQATNTIINNSGSMAVGPDGSATNTTINSGGGLSVSGGGSTTNTTINSGGGLSVDGGASAVDITQNSGGSISTDTSATLNGTNTNGSFSIAGGSAVNMLLENGGYLSVNSGHQATNTIINNSGGMAVEFGGSATNTTINSGGYLSVFRGASAADITQNSGGAISTDTSATLSGTNINGSFSIAGGSASNMLLENGGSLRVYSGHLATNTIINNGWMEVEGGSATSTTINSGGKQNIFDGGSTTSTTINSGGRLDVYNGASAVDITQNSGGAISANTSATLSGTNINGSFSIAGGSAVNMLLENGGYLSVNSGHQATNTIINNSGRMNVEGSATNTTINSGGGLSVYGGGSTTNTTINSGGFLSVERGTSAVDITQNSGGAISTDTSATLSGTNINGSFSIAGGSAVNMLLENGGGLSVNSGHQATNTIINNSGRMNVEGGSATNTTINSGGKQYVYRGGSTTSTTINSGGFLSVNGGSAVDITQNSGGAISTDTSATLSGTNINGSFSIAGGSAVNMLLENGGYLSVNSGHDASDTTVGSGGMLDVRSGGVLRGTTTLTDKGTLAGGTFTNVTNEGNLYFLNNSAATFAGTLTGSGTLTQEGGNTRFSGLLSQDGGIALQSGAAMTMVTLQANANVTTQSGTILTLDNGSILTGSVTGDNTGAGDMTVKGASVWHLDGDSTVSALTLDNGTVDFRPSATTRLTQAFRPVSLVSESLSGNGTFRMNTDIASHTGDMLNVTGNASGNFVLDIRNTGLEPVSAGTPLQVVHTGSGDAAFSLNGGKVDAGTWEYYLNKENTDWYLKADSSQPGTDNPGTDNPGTDNPGTDNPVPPVRHTTKSADAVLNMATAPVYVFNSELQSLRFRHGDVMQNTRSPGGVWGRYTGSDTRISGGAGSGYSLTQSGMETGGDTVFDLNDSRLAVGAFVSYTDNSISHNRGGSSTVGSTGGGLYATWFNNDGYYVDGVIKVNRFRNELRTWMSDGTAVKGDYHQNGFGGSLEAGRTFSLNENTWIQPYLRSTAFRAESKDISLDNGMKAKAGTTKSLQGEVGVNLGMNLDVAGTVVRPYLTTAVSHEFSDNNRVRINDSYNFTNDISGTTGKYGAGVSAQLTANAGVWAEASYQNGENTESPVTGSVGFRINF; this is translated from the coding sequence ATGAACAAGGTTTATAACACTGTATGGAATGAATCCACCGGGATGTGGGTCGTTACCTCAGAACTGACCCGTAAAGGCGGTCGTCGCCCCCGGCAAATCAGGCGTACCGCACTGGCGGGGCTGATTGCTGGCCTGCTTCTGCCATCTGCTCCTGCTCTGGCGGTGGATTATAACAATAATATCCTGGGGAACGAAGGAACGCCCTTCACAATGTTGCTGAATGCCGGTGATACGGCGACAGATACCACCATTAACTATGATGGAGCCCAGTCTGTCTCCAGTGGAGGCAGCGCCACAAATACCACTATAAACGGTGGTTCCCAAAGTGTTTATGGCGGTAGTGCCACAAATACAACCATTAATAATGGAGGCACTCAGCATGTCGTTGGTGGCCGTGTCACGGATACCACCATTAACGATGGCGGCAGGCAATGGCTTGACGACGGAGCCACTGCTACGAACACCATTATTAACAATAACGGCAGCATGAGTGTCAGGGACGGCGTTAGTGCCACAAACACTATTATTAACAATAGAGGCAGTATGGCTGTCGAAGTCGGCGGTAGTGCCACGAGCACCACCATTAACAGTGGTGGTTTCCTGTCCGTCTCCGGGGGCGCCAGTGCAGTAGACATTACCCAGAACAGCGGCGGAGCTATTTCTGCAGACACTTCTACCACCCTGAGTGGCACCAACTCTAACGGCAGCTTCAGTATTGCCGGTGGCAGTGCCGTCAATATGCTGCTGGAGAATGGTGGATACCTGAGTGTTAATAGTGGTCATCAGGCCACAAGCACCACCATTAACAGTGGCGGTGGGCTATCTGTCTACGGGGGCGCCAGTGCTGTTGACATTACTCAGAACAGCGGCGGGTCTATTTCTGCAGACACTTCTGCCACCCTGAGTGGCACCAACACTAACGGCAGCTTCAGTATTGCCGGTGGCAGTGCCGTCAATATGCTGCTGGAGAATGGCGGATACCTGAGAGTTAATAGTGGTCATCAGGCCACGAACACCATTATTAACAATAGCGGCAGCATGGCTGTCGGCCCCGACGGTAGTGCAACGAACACCACCATTAACAGTGGTGGTGGCCTGTCCGTCTCCGGGGGCGGCAGTACAACGAACACCACTATTAACAGTGGCGGTGGGCTGTCTGTCGACGGGGGCGCCAGTGCAGTTGACATTACTCAGAACAGCGGCGGGTCTATTTCTACAGACACTTCTGCCACCCTGAATGGCACCAACACTAACGGCAGCTTCAGCATTGCCGGTGGCAGTGCCGTCAATATGTTGCTGGAGAATGGTGGATACCTGAGTGTTAATAGTGGTCATCAGGCCACGAACACTATTATTAACAATAGCGGTGGTATGGCTGTCGAATTCGGCGGTAGTGCAACGAACACCACCATTAACAGTGGTGGTTACCTGTCCGTCTTCAGGGGCGCCAGTGCAGCTGACATTACTCAGAACAGCGGCGGGGCTATTTCTACAGACACTTCTGCCACTCTGAGTGGTACCAACATTAACGGCAGCTTCAGTATTGCCGGTGGCAGTGCCAGTAATATGCTGCTGGAGAACGGTGGTTCTCTGAGAGTTTATAGTGGTCACCTGGCCACGAACACCATTATTAACAACGGCTGGATGGAGGTCGAGGGCGGTAGTGCCACAAGCACCACCATTAACAGTGGTGGTAAGCAGAATATCTTCGATGGCGGCAGTACAACGAGCACCACCATTAACAGCGGGGGAAGACTGGATGTCTACAACGGCGCCAGTGCAGTTGACATTACCCAGAACAGCGGCGGGGCTATTTCTGCAAACACCTCTGCCACTCTGAGTGGTACCAACATTAACGGCAGCTTCAGCATTGCCGGTGGCAGTGCCGTCAATATGTTGCTGGAGAATGGTGGATACCTGAGTGTTAATAGTGGTCATCAGGCCACGAACACCATTATTAACAATAGCGGCAGAATGAATGTCGAAGGTAGTGCAACGAACACCACCATTAACAGTGGTGGTGGCCTGTCCGTCTACGGGGGCGGCAGTACAACGAACACCACTATTAACAGTGGTGGTTTCCTGTCTGTCGAAAGGGGCACCAGTGCAGTAGACATTACTCAGAACAGCGGCGGGGCTATTTCTACGGACACCTCTGCCACTCTGAGTGGTACCAACATTAACGGCAGCTTCAGTATTGCCGGTGGCAGTGCCGTCAATATGCTGCTGGAGAATGGTGGAGGCCTGAGTGTTAATAGTGGTCATCAGGCCACGAACACCATTATTAACAATAGCGGCAGAATGAATGTTGAAGGTGGTAGCGCAACGAACACCACTATTAACAGTGGTGGTAAGCAGTATGTCTACCGTGGCGGCAGTACAACGAGCACCACCATTAACAGTGGTGGTTTCCTGTCTGTCAACGGTGGCAGTGCAGTTGACATTACTCAGAACAGCGGCGGGGCTATTTCTACGGACACCTCTGCCACTCTGAGTGGTACCAACATTAACGGCAGCTTCAGCATTGCCGGTGGCAGTGCCGTCAATATGCTGCTGGAGAATGGTGGATACCTGAGTGTTAATAGTGGTCATGACGCCAGCGACACAACTGTTGGCAGTGGCGGTATGCTGGATGTCCGGAGCGGCGGTGTACTTCGTGGTACCACCACCCTGACAGATAAAGGGACGCTCGCCGGTGGTACGTTCACAAATGTCACAAATGAAGGAAACCTGTATTTCCTCAACAACAGTGCGGCGACCTTTGCGGGTACCCTGACGGGGAGCGGTACCCTGACCCAGGAAGGCGGAAATACCCGCTTCAGCGGACTGTTGTCTCAGGATGGCGGGATTGCTCTTCAGAGTGGCGCTGCAATGACGATGGTTACCCTTCAGGCGAACGCTAATGTGACGACACAGTCAGGCACCATCCTGACGCTGGATAACGGAAGCATCCTGACGGGGAGCGTTACGGGAGACAACACTGGTGCAGGTGACATGACGGTTAAGGGAGCCTCTGTCTGGCATCTCGATGGTGACTCCACTGTCAGTGCATTAACGCTGGATAACGGGACTGTCGATTTCCGTCCGTCAGCCACCACGCGCCTGACGCAGGCTTTCCGGCCGGTTTCACTGGTGTCTGAAAGTCTTTCAGGTAACGGGACATTCCGGATGAACACGGATATCGCATCTCATACCGGAGACATGCTGAATGTGACGGGGAATGCCAGTGGCAATTTTGTGCTGGACATCAGAAATACCGGTCTTGAACCTGTTTCCGCAGGCACACCACTTCAGGTCGTTCATACCGGCAGTGGCGATGCTGCGTTCAGCCTGAACGGCGGGAAAGTGGATGCCGGTACCTGGGAATACTATCTGAACAAGGAAAATACTGACTGGTACCTGAAAGCTGACAGTAGTCAGCCAGGAACAGATAACCCGGGAACAGATAATCCGGGAACAGATAATCCAGGAACAGATAACCCGGTACCTCCGGTACGCCATACAACAAAATCGGCTGATGCTGTGCTGAATATGGCAACGGCACCGGTCTATGTGTTCAACAGTGAGCTTCAGAGTCTGCGTTTTCGTCACGGCGATGTCATGCAGAATACCCGTTCACCGGGTGGTGTCTGGGGACGGTACACCGGGTCAGATACCCGTATCAGCGGTGGTGCCGGCTCAGGTTATTCACTGACCCAGAGCGGAATGGAAACCGGCGGCGACACCGTATTTGACCTGAATGACAGCAGGCTGGCTGTGGGGGCTTTTGTATCCTATACCGATAACAGCATCAGCCATAACCGTGGTGGCAGCAGTACTGTCGGAAGTACCGGTGGTGGTCTGTATGCAACCTGGTTTAACAATGATGGTTACTATGTGGATGGCGTTATCAAAGTTAACCGTTTCAGGAACGAACTGCGCACCTGGATGAGTGACGGCACGGCAGTGAAAGGCGATTATCATCAGAATGGCTTTGGTGGCAGCCTGGAAGCAGGCAGAACCTTCAGTCTGAATGAAAACACCTGGATTCAGCCTTATCTCCGTAGTACGGCATTCCGGGCAGAATCAAAGGATATCAGTCTGGATAATGGTATGAAGGCGAAAGCAGGGACAACCAAATCACTTCAGGGTGAAGTGGGTGTGAACCTCGGGATGAATCTTGATGTTGCCGGAACTGTTGTCAGACCGTATCTGACGACGGCAGTGAGCCATGAGTTTTCGGATAACAACAGGGTCCGGATAAATGACAGCTATAACTTTACTAACGATATCTCAGGCACCACAGGGAAATACGGTGCCGGGGTGAGTGCTCAGCTGACAGCGAATGCCGGGGTGTGGGCAGAAGCGAGTTACCAGAATGGCGAGAATACAGAATCGCCGGTAACAGGGAGCGTCGGTTTCCGGATTAATTTCTGA
- the istA gene encoding IS21-like element IS100 family transposase: MVTFETVMEIKILHKQGMSSRAIARELGISRNTVKRYLQAKSEPPKYTPRPAVASLLDEYRDYIRQRIADAHPYKIPATVIAREIRDQGYRGGMTILRAFIRSLSVPQEQEPAVRFETEPGRQMQVDWGTMRNGRSPLHVFVAVLGYSRMLYIEFTDNMRYDTLETCHRNAFRFFGGVPREVLYDNMKTVVLQRDAYQTGQHRFHPSLWQFGKEMGFSPRLCRPFRAQTKGKVERMVQYTRNSFYIPLMTRLRPMGITVDVETANRHGLRWLHDVANQRKHETIQARPCDRWLEEQQSMLALPPEKKEYDVHPDENLVNFDKHPLHHPLSIYDSFCRGVA, encoded by the coding sequence ATGGTCACTTTTGAGACAGTTATGGAAATTAAAATCCTGCACAAGCAGGGAATGAGTAGCCGGGCGATTGCCAGAGAACTGGGGATCTCCCGCAATACGGTTAAACGTTATTTGCAGGCAAAATCTGAGCCGCCAAAATATACGCCGCGACCTGCTGTTGCTTCACTCCTGGATGAATACCGGGATTATATTCGTCAACGCATCGCCGATGCTCATCCTTACAAAATCCCGGCAACGGTAATCGCTCGCGAGATCAGAGACCAGGGATATCGTGGCGGAATGACCATCCTCAGGGCATTCATTCGTTCTCTCTCGGTTCCTCAGGAGCAGGAGCCTGCCGTTCGGTTCGAAACTGAACCCGGACGACAGATGCAGGTTGACTGGGGCACTATGCGTAATGGTCGCTCACCGCTTCACGTGTTCGTTGCTGTTCTCGGATACAGCCGAATGCTGTACATCGAATTCACTGACAATATGCGTTATGACACGCTGGAGACCTGCCATCGTAATGCGTTCCGCTTCTTTGGTGGTGTGCCGCGCGAAGTGTTGTATGACAATATGAAAACTGTGGTTCTGCAACGTGACGCATATCAGACCGGTCAGCACCGGTTCCATCCTTCGCTGTGGCAGTTCGGCAAGGAGATGGGCTTCTCTCCCCGACTGTGTCGCCCCTTCAGGGCACAGACTAAAGGTAAGGTGGAACGGATGGTGCAGTACACCCGTAACAGTTTTTACATCCCACTAATGACTCGCCTGCGCCCGATGGGAATCACTGTCGATGTTGAAACAGCCAACCGCCACGGTCTGCGCTGGCTGCACGATGTCGCGAACCAACGAAAACATGAAACAATCCAGGCCCGTCCCTGCGATCGCTGGCTCGAAGAGCAGCAGTCCATGCTGGCACTGCCTCCGGAGAAAAAAGAGTATGACGTGCATCCTGATGAAAATCTGGTGAACTTCGACAAACACCCCCTGCATCATCCACTCTCCATCTACGACTCATTCTGCAGAGGAGTGGCGTGA